The following proteins are encoded in a genomic region of Takifugu rubripes chromosome 21, fTakRub1.2, whole genome shotgun sequence:
- the LOC101062203 gene encoding granulocyte colony-stimulating factor receptor isoform X2, giving the protein MDSWCLATWMVLNFLCVFAYEVTVRNTDLKPCEKDKQMCVIDPRDCDPWPPSAIQESLNMFCYYQIDQYSVTCNWSETFRSPTEPELSLIFRSVRIVYSCLGVFSPLSTLSITAKMKNSVMDTEIWSQPLTIRLHYAVKPSQPVLTVRGSTANSINVTWDSTSEGDCRLRYRANGTQVWTEVADTVPAGEEGQILTYNIKGLLPFTVYGAAVACRGDSNISSDWSSEVTVRTADMIPSRPVEVCYTVEKVESSGSFQLRLRWQDSNPCSPGSRVLAYQVTYKPEGKKQPPEIRNVTAVTELLEVEPGNYSITVRAFNTAGYGPVAQLYIDTQRVNSLPPVRNLWVYSHFPAKNAVQVHWQNPSGPLVSHSYVQWHPEARPSIDCWITVESWNSSALIDIDPYTPYLISVIPVYGQQCGPSWSLPASLQHGALMEAVQMKLVGVTKKTVTVGWVWQRRSKPIRVGGYRVMLRRGSEMHTTSLWPDQWQHTFSQLTPSTEYSLVLLADNVSKHTTSVQTSFDEVPVVAAATPLLLLAVVVFIFFLLFRTACKSYFFPTISSPWSSKMGHWLINPPRQKTLDMKVLDIEDYRVMDVLGDKGLILVVPRQERSSKKDLREDASPLMHTIKLDVCVSEFATKRENSANDGFLRRGGEEEEENAPNQFSEGLCQEWDFSEGMTNHNSHMTCETEYIFVEQISPPLKQ; this is encoded by the exons ATGGATAGTTGGTGTCTTGCTacctggatggtgttgaactttctctgtgtgtttgcttaTG AAGTGACGGTGAGGAACACAGATCTGAAGCCCTGTGAGAAGGACAAGCAAATGTGTGTCATTGACCCTCGAGATTGTGACCCTTGGCCCCCTTCGGCTATTCAGG AGAGCCTAAACATGTTCTGTTACTACCAGATAGATCAGTATTCCGTGACATGCAACTGGAGCGAGACTTTTAGGAGCCCCACAGAGCCTGAACTGTCGCTCATCTTCAGGAG tGTCAGAATAGTTTACTCCTGTCTCGGAGTATTTAGCCCACTCTCCACCCTCAGCATCACAGCCAAGATGAAAAACTCTGTGATGGACACTGAGATCTGGTCTCAGCCTCTTACCATACGTCTTCATTATGCAG TCAAACCTTCTCAGCCTGTATTAACTGTCCGCGGCTCCACTGCTAACTCCATCAATGTGACCTGGGATAGCACCTCTGAAGGTGATTGTCGACTTCGCTACCGAGCCAATGGTACTCAAGTGTGGACAGAG GTGGCTGATACAGttcctgcaggtgaagaagGTCAGATCCTGACCTACAACATCAAAGGTCTGCTGCCATTCACTGTTTACGGGGCCGCTGTAGCCTGCAGAGGAGACTCGAACATCTCGAGCGACTGGAGCTCCGAGGTCACTGTTAGGACGGCAGATATGA TTCCATCCAGGCCTGTTGAGGTTTGTTACACAGTGGAGAAAGTGGAGTCTAGTGGATCTTTTCAACTACGTCTCAGATGGCAA GACAGTAACCCCTGCAGCCCTGGAAGTCGTGTCCTTGCATATCAGGTGACCTACAAGCCAGAGGGGAAGAAGCAGCCACCTGAGATAAGGAACGTGACGGCTGTGACAGAGCTCCTGGAGGTGGAGCCGGGGAACTACAGCATCACCGTCAGAGCCTTCAACACGGCTGGTTACGGCCCTGTTGCACAACTCTACATTGACACACAAAGAGTGAACT CTCTCCCCCCGGTCAGAAACCTGTGGGTTTACAGCCACTTCCCTGCCAAGAATGCTGTTCAGGTCCACTGGCAGAATCCTTCTGGCCCTCTTGTCAGTCATTCTTACGTCCAGTGGCACCCTGAGGCTCGTCCATCCATCGACTGCTGGATCACAGTAGAAAGCTGGAACAGCTCCGCTCTCAT AGATATTGACCCTTACACACCTTACCTGATCAGCGTGATCCCCGTCTATGGCCAGCAGTGCGGACCATCATGGTCACTGCCTGCCAGTCTGCAGCACGGAG CTTTGATGGAGGCGGTCCAAATGAAGCTGGTGGGCGTGACCAAGAAGACGGTGACAGTGGGCTGGGTGTGGCAAAGGAGATCCAAGCCAATCAGAGTGGGCGGATATCGAGTGATGCTAAGGAGAGGCTCAGAGATGCACA CCACATCTTTGTGGCCTGACCAATGGCAGCACACGTTCTCTCAACTGACGCCCAGCACTGAGTATTCCCTTGTCCTATTGGCTGATAATGTTTCCAAACACACCACTTCTGTTCAAACTAGTTTTG ACGAGGTTCCCGTGGTGGCTGCAgccacccctctgctgctgctggctgtggttgtattcatcttcttcctcctgttcaGGACCGC ATGCAAGTCATACTTCTTCCCAACTATCTCCAGCCCTTGGAGTAGTAAAATGGGCCACTGGCTGATCAACCCACCCCGACAG AAAACCTTGGACATGAAGGTCTTGGATATTGAAGATTACCGGGTTATGGATGTACTGGGAGACAAAGGCCTCATTCTGGTTGTTCCGAGGCAAGAGCGCTCCTCAAAAAAGGACCTACGAGAAGATGCCTCTCCGCTGATGCACACTATCAAACTGGACGTTTGCGTCTCTGAATTTGCCACCAAGCGCGAGAACAGTGCCAACGACGGCTTTCtacgaagaggaggagaagaagaagaggagaacgCTCCGAACCAATTTTCAGAAGGGTTGTGTCAGGAGTGGGATTTTTCTGAAGGAATGACTAACCACaatagtcacatgacctgcgaGACAGAGTATATATTTGTGGAACAAATTTCACCGCCTTTGAAACAGTGA
- the LOC101062203 gene encoding granulocyte colony-stimulating factor receptor isoform X6, with amino-acid sequence MKNSVMDTEIWSQPLTIRLHYAVKPSQPVLTVRGSTANSINVTWDSTSEGDCRLRYRANGTQVWTEVADTVPAGEEGQILTYNIKGLLPFTVYGAAVACRGDSNISSDWSSEVTVRTADMIPSRPVEVCYTVEKVESSGSFQLRLRWQDSNPCSPGSRVLAYQVTYKPEGKKQPPEIRNVTAVTELLEVEPGNYSITVRAFNTAGYGPVAQLYIDTQRVNSLPPVRNLWVYSHFPAKNAVQVHWQNPSGPLVSHSYVQWHPEARPSIDCWITVESWNSSALIEDIDPYTPYLISVIPVYGQQCGPSWSLPASLQHGALMEAVQMKLVGVTKKTVTVGWVWQRRSKPIRVGGYRVMLRRGSEMHTTSLWPDQWQHTFSQLTPSTEYSLVLLADNVSKHTTSVQTSFDEVPVVAAATPLLLLAVVVFIFFLLFRTACKSYFFPTISSPWSSKMGHWLINPPRQKTLDMKVLDIEDYRVMDVLGDKGLILVVPRQERSSKKDLREDASPLMHTIKLDVCVSEFATKRENSANDGFLRRGGEEEEENAPNQFSEGLCQEWDFSEGMTNHNSHMTCETEYIFVEQISPPLKQ; translated from the exons ATGAAAAACTCTGTGATGGACACTGAGATCTGGTCTCAGCCTCTTACCATACGTCTTCATTATGCAG TCAAACCTTCTCAGCCTGTATTAACTGTCCGCGGCTCCACTGCTAACTCCATCAATGTGACCTGGGATAGCACCTCTGAAGGTGATTGTCGACTTCGCTACCGAGCCAATGGTACTCAAGTGTGGACAGAG GTGGCTGATACAGttcctgcaggtgaagaagGTCAGATCCTGACCTACAACATCAAAGGTCTGCTGCCATTCACTGTTTACGGGGCCGCTGTAGCCTGCAGAGGAGACTCGAACATCTCGAGCGACTGGAGCTCCGAGGTCACTGTTAGGACGGCAGATATGA TTCCATCCAGGCCTGTTGAGGTTTGTTACACAGTGGAGAAAGTGGAGTCTAGTGGATCTTTTCAACTACGTCTCAGATGGCAA GACAGTAACCCCTGCAGCCCTGGAAGTCGTGTCCTTGCATATCAGGTGACCTACAAGCCAGAGGGGAAGAAGCAGCCACCTGAGATAAGGAACGTGACGGCTGTGACAGAGCTCCTGGAGGTGGAGCCGGGGAACTACAGCATCACCGTCAGAGCCTTCAACACGGCTGGTTACGGCCCTGTTGCACAACTCTACATTGACACACAAAGAGTGAACT CTCTCCCCCCGGTCAGAAACCTGTGGGTTTACAGCCACTTCCCTGCCAAGAATGCTGTTCAGGTCCACTGGCAGAATCCTTCTGGCCCTCTTGTCAGTCATTCTTACGTCCAGTGGCACCCTGAGGCTCGTCCATCCATCGACTGCTGGATCACAGTAGAAAGCTGGAACAGCTCCGCTCTCATAGAAG ATATTGACCCTTACACACCTTACCTGATCAGCGTGATCCCCGTCTATGGCCAGCAGTGCGGACCATCATGGTCACTGCCTGCCAGTCTGCAGCACGGAG CTTTGATGGAGGCGGTCCAAATGAAGCTGGTGGGCGTGACCAAGAAGACGGTGACAGTGGGCTGGGTGTGGCAAAGGAGATCCAAGCCAATCAGAGTGGGCGGATATCGAGTGATGCTAAGGAGAGGCTCAGAGATGCACA CCACATCTTTGTGGCCTGACCAATGGCAGCACACGTTCTCTCAACTGACGCCCAGCACTGAGTATTCCCTTGTCCTATTGGCTGATAATGTTTCCAAACACACCACTTCTGTTCAAACTAGTTTTG ACGAGGTTCCCGTGGTGGCTGCAgccacccctctgctgctgctggctgtggttgtattcatcttcttcctcctgttcaGGACCGC ATGCAAGTCATACTTCTTCCCAACTATCTCCAGCCCTTGGAGTAGTAAAATGGGCCACTGGCTGATCAACCCACCCCGACAG AAAACCTTGGACATGAAGGTCTTGGATATTGAAGATTACCGGGTTATGGATGTACTGGGAGACAAAGGCCTCATTCTGGTTGTTCCGAGGCAAGAGCGCTCCTCAAAAAAGGACCTACGAGAAGATGCCTCTCCGCTGATGCACACTATCAAACTGGACGTTTGCGTCTCTGAATTTGCCACCAAGCGCGAGAACAGTGCCAACGACGGCTTTCtacgaagaggaggagaagaagaagaggagaacgCTCCGAACCAATTTTCAGAAGGGTTGTGTCAGGAGTGGGATTTTTCTGAAGGAATGACTAACCACaatagtcacatgacctgcgaGACAGAGTATATATTTGTGGAACAAATTTCACCGCCTTTGAAACAGTGA